A segment of the Fusarium musae strain F31 chromosome 2, whole genome shotgun sequence genome:
GGAGAGTTGGCTATCCATGGCATTGAAGTCGACCTTGCTCGCGTCAATGGAGAAGCTGGAACATTCCTTACCAGCTTCCCGCTATACCCTTGGGACCATCGAGTCTTGAACAAAGAGGCCAGAGCCGATGTTGAATGGCGTCATCGCAAGTTCCCAAGACATGACTTACTCGGATCCCTTACTCCTGGCTCAGCGCTGAGCACGCACATCTGGCGCAACGTTCTTTCACTGAACCATGTTCCATGGATGGCAGATCACAGGGTTGGCGAGCATTACATCTTCCCTGCCGCCGGGTTCATTTCCATGGCCATAGAAGCAATGCGGCAGATACGCGATGTTGCGCATGAAGTCTTCGTTCTTGAAGATGTCTCAATTGGGGCGGCAATGATGGTAGATGAGGACATCGAGGTCTTCCTGACGATGCGGAAGCAAGCACTTAGCAACAATGTCTcatcggccttcttctgggAGTTTAACATCTCCTCGGTAAAGGAAGGCATCTCGACTGAGCATGCCAAGGGGCGCATCAGCAACGTTGCCAAGGGGCCACAGCATGGCGTCAAACCTCTGCAGGCGGTCAACATGGCACTCGCTGCCCCCATCCCCGAGAGCCTGTGGTATGAGACTTTGACTGCTAGTAAGGGTCTTATTTTTGGCACGAGTTTTAGGCGCCTGTCGCAGATAAGTCTGGAAGCCAAGCAGCATCGCGCCAAGGCAGTGATGAATGGCGATGTCACATCCGCCATGACCGGCCTGGAGAACGAGTCAGACTATGTAATCCATCCTACAGTCCTAGACAACTGTCTTCAGCTGTCTGTTCTTGCTGCTGGAACCTCAACTTCGGGTCAGGCGTACGTCCCTGTATCAGTGGATCGCCTCACCGTGACTGAGAACGAGGCCAAGTTTGACGAGGCAACGCTCCACTCCAGTGGCAACTTCGTCGGCTTCAAAGGATTGTACGGAGCTTCCCAACTTGAGAACTCGGCGGGAAACACTATTCTCAGTCTAGACGGTCTTCGATTTGTTGGTATACCCGCCGGCGGAGAGAATGGCACCGAATCGAAGAAGCGCGAACCCTTCTGGCGCATTTCCTGGGACGATGACTACgacgccatcaccaaagagTCAGAGGAACTTTATTTCCCACCAGACAAGTACTGGCCCAAGCAATATGAGTACTCCCGACAGGATCGTGAATATCTTGTGCGCATGTATATTGTCCAGTTCTCCCGGAAATACCCTGAGCTCATGACTCGTGAGCCTCTCAATGTCGAGAATAAGCACTTCATGGAGTGGGCTCACTGGCTACTCAAGCTCACCGAGAAGGAATTTCCAGACATGTGGAATATGTCCTTGGAAGAGCGCCACGCGGCCATTGAAGCAGAAAGGCCCAAGGGCCCTGAGGGTTTGAAGTTGTCATGGGCTCTGTATGACAACTTGCATCACATTATTGACGGCGAGAAACCCGTTTTGGAGGTTGCGACTAAGGACGGCCTTCTAGGTCTCTTCTACGAGACGCAGCTCATATACGACAAGTTCGAGCGCGTCATAGAGGTCATGGGTTACAAGAACCCAACGATGAAGATCCTGGAGATTGGAGCTGGTACTGGTTCAGCTACAGGCTTTGTCCTGAACTCCCTTACCAAGGGGGGCACCAAACGCTATTCCAGCTACACCTACACCGATGTCTCAACCTCATTCTTTACTCAGGGTGAGGAGAAGTTCTCAAACTATGAAGATATCGACTATCGGTTGTATGACATGGAAAAGACGccagaagaacaaggcatTGAGCCAGAGTCATACGATCTGGTCATTGCTTCTTGTGTTGTTCACGTCACTGCCAATGTCGTGAATGCTCTAAAGAATATtcgcaagctcctcaagccaGGTGGAAAGATTCTGTTATCCGAGATTACAGCTGAACATCATGACCAGACCTTTACCTTGGTGAGTACTATGAGCAGTGACAGCCTTAACATTGACACACTTCTAACCTCTACCGCAGGGTCTTTTCCCGGGCTTTTACAAAGGCTATGATGAGGGACGCACTCGTCACCCCTTCTTGACACCTGAACAGTGGGCGGAGGCTTTCCCCAAAGCTGGCTTCTCTGCACCTGAACTATCTGTCAACGATATTCCAGAAGAGTGGTTCGGCTTCACTGTTCTTACTGCCGCCGCCTTGGAGGCTGAGGCGAAACCTGAAGTTCGGGATCAAACCATTACCTTGGTGCATCTGGAGAAGGTGACCCCTATTGCTCGCGAGATCGAGAACGCTGCAAAGCAACAAGGGTTGTCTGTCTATCACCGCCGGTTAGTACAGCATGCTGAACCAGGATCATCCGCTTGGGATGGTACCTCGCGCGTCATTGTGATTGCCGAGTTGGAAGAGCTGATCTGGCCAACTATCGAAGAGCCTGCCTATCTCGAGTTCCAGAAAATGGTGCGCGAGGTCAGCAGCATTCTCTGGGTCACTCAAGGTGGTTTGATGGAAGGCCAGCATCCAGAGGCCGCTATCGTCAACGGCTTCTTGCAGTGTCTCGACCTCAAGCCCGACCTGACAGCCAGGTCCATGGACTTTGAGTTGTCAGCACCGCGAGACTTGAAGATGGCTCAGGAGATCATCCGCCGTGAGAGCATCATGCATGTGTCAAAGGATATGCAGTTCCGCCAGCACAATGGCCGCTGGTTGATCCCGCGACTTCTACCAGATCAACGCCTAACTGACGACTTTTCACGTTCCCAAGGGGACGACGTTTCGATCGTGCAGAAACCACTGAAGGAACTGGGTCCTTTACAAGTAACCACAACCGATGCAGGTCGCCTTAGTGCCCTTGTGTTCAAGCCAGACGAGGAGCTCAGTGGAGTGCTAGAGCCTGGCTACGTTGAAGTCCAGGTCAAAGCGTACGGAATGAACTACGTGGTAAGCTATCCTTGATCCATCTTGCAGAAGACGACATTGAACTAACGGAATACAGGAACTGAGCGCATTGGCTGGTGGTTATGACACCGACAAGCTGAGCTCTGAGTTCTCTGGAGTCATCACTCGTGTGGCCTCGGATGTAAAGAGCCTTGGGGTCGGCGATCGAGTGTTTGCCATGTGGCCTGGCAAATTCGGAAACGTCGCTCGTCTCCCTCATTATGCTTGCCAGATTGCCCCGTCAACTCGAGACAGTTTTGAGGCGTTGGCCACTCTTCCGTCGGCTTACTGTACTGCGTGGTACGCACTTGTCAATGTTGCGCGCGTGCAGCCAGGCGAGACTGTCTTCATCCAGAGCGCGACCGGAGGCTTTGGACTGGCGGCTATCCAAGTTGCCCGCATGCACGGCGCAGAGGTATTCGTGACAGCAGGTACCCAGGCCAAGCGGGACATGTTGCGCTACCAGATCGGTATCCCCGCAGATCACATCTTCCCCTCCCGTGATGTAACTGTCTATGCGACCCTAAAGGCCGCAACAGCTGATCGCGGAGGTTTCGACATCGTCCTCAACACTTCTCAAGGAGACTATCTTCACCAAGTTACCTGGCCTCTTGTTGCTCCTTTCGGACGTTTTGTTGAGCTCAAAAAGGCTGACATTGTCGACAATGGCTCATTGAGCCTGCAGAAGTTTGCCCAAGGAGTTACCTTTACTGCGGTAGACCTTCACTTCATCTCGGCCACGCGCCACAAGGTTCTGACCGATGTCCTTGCCCTGATCGGAGATAAGTACCGAGCTGGAGAGATAAGACCTCTGTCTTGGAAGTCTTATCCTGCATCCAACATTGGCGGCGCGTACGCAGACTTCTCACGCTTTGAGCATGTCGGCAAGCTTGTTCTCTCATTTGGAGACGAAGACGTTATTCCATATCTCCATGTGCCCCCGAAGCCAAGATTTGATCCAGGAGCCGCGTACCTGGTGATTGGTGGCCTTAGTGGCATCGGCGCGTTCTTGAGTAAGTGGATGGTCCAGCAGGGCGCAAAGACGATGGTGTTCATGAGCCGTTCTCCCTTATCCGGCGACACAGCTGAAAACGCGGAGCAACTCAAAGAGATGGGTGCTACAGTCATTCATGTGCAGGGCTCTGTCGCCAATGAGAGCGACGTGTATCGTGCTCTGACGATATCTGGGCAACCGATCCGCGGCATAATCAACTCGGCTCTGGTCCTGCGCAACATGGAATTCGATAAACTGAGCTGTTCTGAGGCTCGCGAAACATTCTCTCCCAAGATCCAGGGCAACTACAACCTGCATCGATTGAGTCGGAAGCTTGGTTACGgcttggacttcttcatccttctggCTTCGTTGACTTCCATCTGTCGGGCCGCTA
Coding sequences within it:
- a CDS encoding Type I Iterative PKS (EggNog:ENOG41~SMCOG1022:Beta-ketoacyl synthase~antiSMASH:Cluster_2.3) produces the protein MVNATSPEPVAIVGMSCRLPGGVNNPKEFWEFLVNGESGYSDFPEERLNIDSWYHPESVRPGSVVTKGGYFLKHDMNEFDNEFFGITAAEARLMDPAQKQLMEVVFESAEAAGVSAQELRGSKTGVYIGNFGLDQALMALKDSEFMSPYTSTGISGTILSNRINYALDLNGPSFTVDTACSSSIYALHLACLGLQNGDCDAAFVGAANAIRSIEAQLFSTKLGALSKTSHCHTFDASADGYARADGIGSVYIMRLSDALKSGRPIRAVIRGTAIGANGRGDGMTKPDSEGQARTIRMAYKNAGITDLTQTGYFECHGTGTPVGDPIETHSVGSVFAEHREQDDPLLIGSVKTNLGHSEATAGITALIKTVLAIENELIPPTIGIENFNPNIKFEDWKLHVVQEATAWPSNIPIRRASVNSFGYGGANAHVIVEGLDSVMKEWPGEHRAALADHYGSEDLELGSSTPPTSSERSTSPSSVSKESDRESKYAGPQKTLLLCSAKKKESLEKVVEATKARLETDSLADIAHTLSKRSLFSHRAFAVVDSHSQNSEPVFTSDQVPNDVKLGFVFTGQGAQWPKMGSDLLQFPAFRESIQAIDAAMSVLPDGPDYSVEEMMCADITASEMDEPRVAQLMSIAVEVALVDLLADWNIKPVMTGGHSAGEIAAAYTAGYLTRSEACAVAFYRGNAVSSSTLDPGAMLAVGLSEAESRKLVPEGANVVVGAVNSPRSVTLSGDQAAVTQIKQHCDDNKIFNRLLATKGIAYHSGFMDPAAEAYDIPLQKMKREVSQDTAKLPFFSTVEGRLWAESELPMSYWRQNMERPVSFLPAVTAMFEAGMTHVVEIGPHSTLRSPILDIAKSVSTTGGMFKYLSAMKRKEDAANVIMSTAGELAIHGIEVDLARVNGEAGTFLTSFPLYPWDHRVLNKEARADVEWRHRKFPRHDLLGSLTPGSALSTHIWRNVLSLNHVPWMADHRVGEHYIFPAAGFISMAIEAMRQIRDVAHEVFVLEDVSIGAAMMVDEDIEVFLTMRKQALSNNVSSAFFWEFNISSVKEGISTEHAKGRISNVAKGPQHGVKPLQAVNMALAAPIPESLWYETLTASKGLIFGTSFRRLSQISLEAKQHRAKAVMNGDVTSAMTGLENESDYVIHPTVLDNCLQLSVLAAGTSTSGQAYVPVSVDRLTVTENEAKFDEATLHSSGNFVGFKGLYGASQLENSAGNTILSLDGLRFVGIPAGGENGTESKKREPFWRISWDDDYDAITKESEELYFPPDKYWPKQYEYSRQDREYLVRMYIVQFSRKYPELMTREPLNVENKHFMEWAHWLLKLTEKEFPDMWNMSLEERHAAIEAERPKGPEGLKLSWALYDNLHHIIDGEKPVLEVATKDGLLGLFYETQLIYDKFERVIEVMGYKNPTMKILEIGAGTGSATGFVLNSLTKGGTKRYSSYTYTDVSTSFFTQGEEKFSNYEDIDYRLYDMEKTPEEQGIEPESYDLVIASCVVHVTANVVNALKNIRKLLKPGGKILLSEITAEHHDQTFTLGLFPGFYKGYDEGRTRHPFLTPEQWAEAFPKAGFSAPELSVNDIPEEWFGFTVLTAAALEAEAKPEVRDQTITLVHLEKVTPIAREIENAAKQQGLSVYHRRLVQHAEPGSSAWDGTSRVIVIAELEELIWPTIEEPAYLEFQKMVREVSSILWVTQGGLMEGQHPEAAIVNGFLQCLDLKPDLTARSMDFELSAPRDLKMAQEIIRRESIMHVSKDMQFRQHNGRWLIPRLLPDQRLTDDFSRSQGDDVSIVQKPLKELGPLQVTTTDAGRLSALVFKPDEELSGVLEPGYVEVQVKAYGMNYVELSALAGGYDTDKLSSEFSGVITRVASDVKSLGVGDRVFAMWPGKFGNVARLPHYACQIAPSTRDSFEALATLPSAYCTAWYALVNVARVQPGETVFIQSATGGFGLAAIQVARMHGAEVFVTAGTQAKRDMLRYQIGIPADHIFPSRDVTVYATLKAATADRGGFDIVLNTSQGDYLHQVTWPLVAPFGRFVELKKADIVDNGSLSLQKFAQGVTFTAVDLHFISATRHKVLTDVLALIGDKYRAGEIRPLSWKSYPASNIGGAYADFSRFEHVGKLVLSFGDEDVIPYLHVPPKPRFDPGAAYLVIGGLSGIGAFLSKWMVQQGAKTMVFMSRSPLSGDTAENAEQLKEMGATVIHVQGSVANESDVYRALTISGQPIRGIINSALVLRNMEFDKLSCSEARETFSPKIQGNYNLHRLSRKLGYGLDFFILLASLTSICRAATQASYSAANCFMDEFCRFRHRQGLPCTTVSLGVVGDVGFMGRNQGNMQHLIRNGHYVTVGRELMELFETALFRRDDVGAWKTDEILALGTEPTKLRELLDKGSVPVPLWERDARWSIIGTHALRSNRGAGGSTSGAGKLQSGDIKDIVADRLSRLLWIPVEKLNLDTSLNAMGIDSMIASEFRHWMYQTFKTNVSMMELLAQDMTVEKLSGLLQKA